The following are encoded in a window of Fischerella sp. PCC 9605 genomic DNA:
- a CDS encoding NIL domain-containing protein: MTNFKSAKISPVHTRIRVPPHYHRQPVISRLISRYSLTVNIKAASLTEGTDRCGWFDLELKGNPEQVVNSLSYLQRIGVDLMQVTLAGSLNSSQSSQSFPISSENITQNEPIVFTTGWETQIYPQISSSQTNRLRLQLCISKNHYQKPVISELVSSYGVTVNIAGALLKPDVQDDGWFDLEIWGRQEQLFSSFSYLQNFFIS, encoded by the coding sequence ATGACTAACTTTAAATCTGCAAAAATTTCCCCAGTCCACACCCGTATTCGAGTACCTCCACATTATCACAGACAACCTGTGATTTCTCGATTAATATCTCGTTATAGCTTAACTGTTAATATCAAAGCGGCATCTCTCACAGAAGGTACTGATCGCTGCGGTTGGTTTGACTTAGAACTTAAAGGAAATCCAGAACAAGTTGTAAATAGCCTCTCCTACTTACAACGAATAGGTGTGGATTTAATGCAAGTGACATTAGCAGGCAGTTTAAACTCCAGTCAATCCTCACAATCTTTCCCAATTTCAAGTGAGAATATTACTCAAAATGAACCAATAGTTTTTACAACCGGATGGGAAACACAAATTTATCCACAAATTTCCAGCAGTCAAACCAATAGGCTGCGCTTGCAACTATGCATCTCGAAAAATCACTATCAGAAACCTGTAATTTCTGAGTTAGTTTCTAGCTATGGGGTAACAGTTAACATTGCTGGTGCGCTGTTAAAACCTGATGTGCAAGATGATGGTTGGTTTGACTTAGAAATATGGGGTAGGCAAGAGCAGCTTTTTTCTAGCTTTAGTTATCTGCAAAATTTTTTTATAAGTTAG
- a CDS encoding sulfate ABC transporter substrate-binding protein — protein MNSWQRVFTKSRQNLWQVTSRVRVNSLKGFLSLMLVGVSLSVALASCAGGNGGNSADNSTASPVAASNNKQDVEITLVSFAVTKAAHDAIIPKFAEKWKQEHNQNVTFKQSYGGSGSQTRAVIDGLEADVVHLALASDTQKIEKAGLIEPGWEKEVPNNAVVSRSVAAIITRPGNPKGIKAWSDLAKDNIKVITADPKTSGIARWNFLALWNSVIKTGGGEDKAQEFVTKVYGNVPILTKDAREATDAFAKQGQGDALINYENEVILAQQKGEKVDYAIPDVNISIDNPIAVVDKNVDRHGTREVAEAFVKYLYTPEAQQEFAKLGFRPLDEAVAQNKELKTLADKYPKVNNLGTVQDYGGWADVEKKFFEDGAVFDQIQTKIRR, from the coding sequence ATGAATTCGTGGCAGCGTGTTTTCACAAAATCAAGACAAAATCTTTGGCAAGTCACCAGTAGGGTAAGGGTGAATTCGCTCAAAGGCTTTCTGTCACTGATGTTGGTAGGTGTGAGCTTGAGTGTGGCGCTAGCTTCCTGCGCTGGTGGCAATGGAGGGAACTCTGCTGATAACTCCACAGCTAGTCCTGTTGCAGCAAGTAATAACAAGCAAGATGTTGAAATCACCCTCGTTTCTTTTGCCGTTACTAAAGCTGCTCATGATGCAATCATTCCCAAATTTGCAGAAAAGTGGAAGCAAGAGCATAACCAAAACGTCACTTTCAAGCAAAGCTACGGGGGATCGGGTTCGCAAACTCGTGCAGTTATTGATGGTTTGGAAGCAGATGTAGTTCACTTAGCACTTGCTTCAGACACCCAAAAAATTGAGAAAGCAGGATTAATTGAGCCTGGATGGGAAAAAGAAGTCCCTAACAATGCTGTTGTCTCTAGAAGTGTTGCTGCCATAATAACTCGTCCAGGCAACCCCAAAGGCATCAAGGCTTGGTCAGATTTGGCGAAAGACAATATCAAAGTGATTACCGCCGATCCCAAAACTTCGGGTATTGCTCGTTGGAATTTCTTGGCACTGTGGAATTCAGTAATTAAAACGGGGGGAGGAGAAGATAAAGCCCAAGAATTTGTCACTAAAGTATATGGAAATGTGCCAATCCTAACAAAAGATGCTCGTGAAGCGACTGATGCCTTTGCTAAGCAGGGTCAAGGGGATGCTCTAATCAACTATGAAAATGAAGTGATTCTGGCACAACAAAAGGGCGAGAAAGTTGATTATGCGATCCCTGATGTGAATATCTCCATTGATAACCCAATTGCCGTAGTCGATAAGAACGTAGATCGGCACGGTACTCGCGAAGTGGCAGAAGCTTTTGTTAAATACCTGTATACTCCTGAAGCACAACAGGAATTTGCCAAACTGGGATTTAGACCTCTGGATGAAGCAGTAGCACAAAACAAAGAACTTAAGACCCTTGCTGATAAATATCCCAAAGTGAATAATCTGGGAACCGTTCAAGACTACGGTGGCTGGGCTGATGTTGAAAAGAAATTCTTTGAAGATGGAGCAGTTTTTGACCAAATTCAAACAAAAATCAGACGTTAG
- the cysT gene encoding sulfate ABC transporter permease subunit CysT: protein MTVSSPPSPPQQITPRNTPAWKSFLRQLTELPWTWRITLGYLTVMLIIPIVAMFLKATTKSPAEFWRIATSPIALSAYNVTFTTSLLTALLNGVFGTLIAWVLVRYDFPGKRFIDATVDLPFALPTAVAGLTLATVYSDNGWIGSLFAPFGIKISFTPLGVAVAMIFISLPFVVRTVQPVLQEMEKEIEEVAWCLGASEWQTFWKVILPPLFPTILTGVALGFSRAVGEYGSTVIIASNTPFKDLIAPVLIFQRLEQYDYSGATVIGMVLLVISLLILLGINFLQNWARRYDTK, encoded by the coding sequence ATGACTGTATCCTCTCCTCCATCACCGCCTCAACAAATTACTCCTAGAAATACTCCAGCCTGGAAGTCATTTTTGCGGCAATTAACTGAACTTCCTTGGACATGGCGAATTACCTTGGGATACCTGACAGTGATGTTGATTATCCCAATTGTTGCCATGTTCCTGAAAGCGACAACTAAATCTCCAGCTGAGTTTTGGCGAATTGCTACTAGCCCGATCGCCTTGTCAGCCTACAATGTAACTTTTACCACGTCACTTCTTACTGCCCTGCTCAATGGGGTGTTTGGTACTTTGATTGCCTGGGTTTTGGTTCGCTATGACTTTCCAGGCAAACGATTCATTGACGCCACTGTAGATTTACCATTTGCACTGCCAACGGCAGTAGCAGGTTTAACACTAGCTACAGTTTACAGTGATAATGGCTGGATTGGTTCGCTTTTCGCTCCATTTGGCATCAAGATATCTTTTACTCCTTTAGGTGTAGCAGTGGCGATGATTTTTATCTCGCTGCCTTTTGTAGTGCGGACAGTGCAACCCGTGCTTCAGGAAATGGAAAAGGAAATCGAAGAAGTTGCTTGGTGTTTGGGTGCATCTGAATGGCAAACATTCTGGAAAGTGATTTTACCGCCACTATTTCCAACAATTTTGACGGGTGTAGCCTTGGGTTTCTCCCGTGCGGTTGGGGAGTATGGATCGACGGTGATTATAGCTTCCAATACTCCCTTTAAAGATTTGATTGCACCTGTATTGATTTTCCAACGCTTGGAGCAGTATGACTATTCGGGTGCAACGGTAATTGGCATGGTGTTACTAGTGATTTCCTTGCTGATATTGCTGGGAATTAACTTCTTACAAAATTGGGCAAGAAGATATGACACGAAATGA
- a CDS encoding NIL domain-containing protein: MAFHNTLTHKRIRIRIPKNYHQEPVISRLVSDYGLTINISAAILGANAVGDGWFDLDLQGKNTQIDSGLTYLKDLELEIWEDTNIGDW; the protein is encoded by the coding sequence ATGGCTTTTCATAACACGCTCACCCATAAACGAATTCGCATCAGAATTCCCAAAAATTATCACCAAGAACCTGTTATTTCTCGCTTAGTTTCTGATTATGGTCTGACTATTAACATTTCTGCTGCCATACTCGGAGCTAATGCCGTTGGTGATGGTTGGTTTGATCTTGATTTACAAGGAAAAAACACACAAATTGATAGTGGTCTAACTTATCTTAAAGACTTGGAACTGGAAATTTGGGAAGATACAAACATTGGTGACTGGTAA
- the cysW gene encoding sulfate ABC transporter permease subunit CysW — protein sequence MTRNEQASFSQPHFHTTEANPNNQKRTKSKSFVPVILIGVALGYLALMLYIPAFNVFYQAFKNGAGPFLSNLTQPNFISAAKLTVLLAVIAVPANTVFGLCAAWAIARHKFPGRTLLLSIIDLPFSISPVVAGLMIVLLYGRNGWFGGWLQDHGIKIIFAFPGMVLATAFVSMPFVAREVIPVLEELGSDQEEAAKTLGANNWQTFWRVTLPNIRWGLLYGLILTNARAMGEFGAVSVVSGNIAGKTQSLPLFVEDTYKQYETEAAYSAAVILALLAVVTLVLKGILERKTGIKSKAE from the coding sequence ATGACACGAAATGAACAAGCCTCCTTTTCACAACCCCACTTTCATACAACTGAAGCCAATCCAAACAATCAAAAGCGAACCAAGTCAAAGAGTTTCGTTCCTGTAATTTTAATCGGGGTAGCGCTAGGGTATTTAGCATTGATGCTATACATCCCTGCTTTCAATGTTTTCTACCAAGCTTTCAAAAATGGGGCTGGGCCGTTTCTTTCCAACCTGACACAACCAAATTTTATTAGTGCGGCAAAGCTGACAGTATTGCTGGCTGTGATTGCTGTGCCTGCAAATACAGTGTTTGGTTTGTGTGCAGCTTGGGCGATCGCCCGCCATAAATTTCCCGGTCGCACCTTACTATTGAGTATTATTGATCTGCCGTTTTCAATTTCACCCGTCGTTGCTGGTTTAATGATAGTGCTACTTTACGGACGCAATGGATGGTTTGGGGGCTGGTTACAAGATCATGGCATTAAAATTATCTTTGCTTTTCCTGGGATGGTGCTAGCTACAGCGTTTGTCAGTATGCCCTTTGTCGCCCGTGAAGTCATTCCGGTGTTAGAGGAGTTAGGAAGCGATCAGGAAGAAGCAGCGAAAACTCTGGGTGCAAACAACTGGCAGACATTTTGGCGTGTGACTTTGCCAAATATCCGTTGGGGCTTGCTCTACGGTTTGATTTTAACGAATGCCAGAGCAATGGGTGAATTCGGTGCAGTTTCAGTAGTTTCTGGAAACATTGCTGGTAAAACCCAGAGCTTACCTCTATTTGTAGAAGATACTTACAAACAGTATGAAACAGAAGCAGCCTATTCAGCTGCTGTTATATTAGCGCTGCTAGCAGTCGTGACTTTGGTGTTGAAGGGGATCTTAGAACGGAAAACAGGCATCAAATCGAAAGCAGAATAG